One genomic window of Saccopteryx bilineata isolate mSacBil1 chromosome 4, mSacBil1_pri_phased_curated, whole genome shotgun sequence includes the following:
- the SYNPO gene encoding synaptopodin isoform X2: MEGCSEEASLLRHLERVASEEEEVPLVVYLKENAALLTANGLHLSQNRESQKSPPAPPPAEVHSPAADVNQNLALPSATLTTPTSNSSYNLPATDVNQNPPAAVTPQSLPLSSPQQDSSEAQVPPNGTVPDSKPSTPRAGGQPQELAAEVRSSTLLIDMVSAPSTTTGTSPREAAPVSSSGPPAPDFMSSSLLIDIQPSAPAVSAEQEMSGQAAATTPTKLYSEVHLTLAKPQSVVNRTARPFGIQAPGSTSQMDRSPMVERRHLVGKAPAPQSSSIADRSPRPQRHVMSHSPMVERRPVAQRSPALERRPLGNFTPPPTYAETLSTAPPASRVRSPPSYSALYPSSDPKPSHLKGQAIPTSKTGILEESMARRGSRKSMFTFVEKPKVTPNPDLLDLVQTADEKRRQRDQGETGGEEEPFALGAEASNFQQEPVPRDRDSPTAAENVLPEWASCLKSPRIQAKPKPKPNQNLSEATGKGAELYARRQSRMEKYVIESSGHAELARCPSPTMSLPSSWKYSPGSLRVASRSPARTPPASLYHSYLPENGVLRPEPTKQPQTPYQLRPSLFVLSPIKEPTRASPRATSPAKPSSLDLAPSLPKATLPRSPALPRPSRSSPGLYTAPGQDSLQATTLSPPYSSDVSPASPSRAWSPRAKQAPRPSFSTRNAGIEAQDHHESRPTSPPWTPGASRPPSSLDGWVSPRPWEPGRGSSMSSPPPLPPPPPPMSPSWSERSVSPLRPENEVRPPSRQLQALLARNIINAARRKSASPRPAGPESLRPFSPPKMPPPPRMRSPQPARPGPAAAPGATFAPIPRSPLLSGPSPCARPRSPLPAPSRPFPYRRSPTDSDVSLDSEDSGAKSPGILGYNICPRGWNGSLRLKRGTLPTEASCTT; the protein is encoded by the exons ATGGAGGGGTGCTCAGAGGAAGCCAGCCTGCTGCGGCACCTGGAGAGGGTGGCCAGCGAGGAGGAAGAGGTACCGCTCGTGGTCTATTTAAAGGAGAACGCCGCCCTGCTGACGGCCAATGGGCTCCACCTGTCCCAGAACCGAGAAAGCCAGAAGAGTCcaccagccccgcccccagctgaGGTCCACAGCCCAGCTGCAGATGTCAACCAAAACCTTGCCTTGCCCAGTGCCACACTCACCACACCAACTTCTAACAGCAGCTACAACCTGCCAGCTACAGATGTCAATCAGAACCCCCCGGCAGCTGTCACCCCTCAGAGCCTGCCACTTTCTAGCCCCCAACAGGACTCTTCGGAGGCACAAGTCCCACCGAACGGCACGGTGCCGGATTCTAAGCCCAGCACCCCACGTGCTGGTGGGCAACCCCAGGAACTGGCTGCGGAGGTGAGATCCAGCACGCTCCTGATCGATATGGTGTCGGCTCCGTCTACCACCACCGGCACCTCCCCCAGAGAAGCCGCGCCCGTCTCCAGCTCCGGGCCCCCCGCCCCAGATTTCATGTCCAGCTCCCTGCTCATCGATATCCAGCCCAGTGCCCCAGCAGTGTCAGCAGAACAAGAGATGTCTGGGCAGGCAGCCGCCACCACACCCACCAAGTTGTACAGTGAGGTCCACCTCACACTGGCCAAGCCCCAGTCTGTGGTCAACAGGACGGCCAGGCCCTTTGGGATCCAGGCACCAGGGAGCACCAGCCAGATGGATCGGAGCCCCATGGTAGAAAGACGACATCTTGTGGGGAAGGCCCCGGCTCCCCAGTCCTCCAGCATAGCCGACAGGAGCCCACGGCCACAGAGACATGTGATGTCTCACAGCCCCATGGTGGAGAGGAGGCCCGTGGCACAACGAAGCCCTGCCCTGGAGAGACGCCCGTTGGGGAACTTTACTCCGCCCCCCACTTATGCCGAGACCTTGTCCACAGCTCCCCCGGCTTCCCGGGTTAGATCACCCCCTTCTTACTCTGCCCTGTACCCCAGCTCCGACCCCAAGCCTTCACATCTGAAGGGCCAGGCAATTCCCACCAGCAAGACGGGAATTTTGGAGGAGTCTATGGCCCGAAGGGGCAGCCGGAAATCCATGTTCACCTTTGTGGAGAAGCCCAAGGTGACTCCAAATCCAGACCTGCTGGATCTGGTACAGACGGCTGATGAGAAGCGGAGGCAGAGGGACCAGGGGGAGACGGGCGGGGAGGAGGAGCCCTTTGCCCTGGGGGCTGAGGCCTCCAACTTCCAGCAGGAGCCAGTACCCAGGGACAGGGACAGTCCCACTGCGGCTGAGAATGTTCTCCCCGAGTGGGCCTCTTGCCTCAAATCCCCGCGCATCCAGGCCAAACCGAAGCCCAAACCCAACCAGAACCTGTCCGAGGCCACTGGGAAAGGGGCTGAGCTGTACGCCCGCCGCCAGTCCCGCATGGAGAAGTATGTCATTGAGTCTTCGGGCCACGCCGAACTGGCCCGCTGCCCTTCACCCACTAtgtccctgccttcttcctggaaGTACTCCCCGGGCAGCCTCCGAGTGGCGTCCCGAAGCCCGGCTCGGACTCCACCTGCCTCCCTCTACCACAGTTACCTGCCCGAGAATGGGGTCCTGCGCCCCGAGCCCACCAAGCAGCCGCAGACACCGTACCAGCTGCGGCCCTCgctctttgtcctctcccccatCAAGGAGCCTACCAGGGCCTCGCCAAGAGCCACCTCGCCCGCCAAGCCCAGCTCCCTGGACCTGGCGCCCAGCCTGCCCAAGGCGACCCTCCCGCGGTCACCTGCCCTGCCTCGGCCCTCCCGCTCCTCACCAGGCCTCTACACAGCCCCCGGCCAGGACAGCCTCCAGGCCACCACCCTGAGCCCTCCCTACAGCAGTGACGTCTCCCCCGCCTCTCCCTCCAGGGCCTGGTCTCCCCGAGCCAAGCAGGCCCCCAGGCCCTCCTTCTCCACCCGGAACGCCGGGATCGAGGCTCAG GACCACCACGAGAGTCGGCCCACCTCCCCGCCCTGGACGCCGGGCGCGTCCCGGCCACCCAGCAGCCTGGACGGCTGGGTGAGTCCGCGGCCGTGGGAGCCCGGCCGTGGAAGCAGCATGAGCAGCcccccgccgctgccgccgccaccGCCACCCATGTCTCCTTCGTGGAGCGAGCGCTCGGTATCCCCGCTCCGACCTGAAAACGAAGTGCGGCCCCCAAGCCGCCAACTGCAGGCTCTCCTAGCGCGAAACATCATCAACGCGGCCCGGCGCAAGAGCGCCTCCCCGCGGCCAGCAGGCCCCGAGAGCCTGCGGCCCTTCTCCCCGCCCAAGATGCCGCCGCCACCGCGCATGCGCTCGCCGCAGCCTGCCCGCCCCGGCCCGGCAGCTGCCCCTGGGGCCACGTTTGCTCCTATACCGCGGAGCCCGCTGCTGTCCGGGCCCTCACCCTGCGCCAGACCCCGCAGCCCGCTGCCCGCACCGTCCAGGCCCTTCCCCTATCGCCGCTCGCCCACGGACTCAGACGTGTCCCTCGACTCCGAGGATTCCGGGGCGAAGTCGCCCGGCATCCTCGGCTACAACATCTGTCCCCGTGGGTGGAATGGGAGCCTGAGGCTCAAACGTGGCACCCTCCCCACCGAGGCGTCCTGCACCACCTAA